One segment of Panicum virgatum strain AP13 chromosome 1K, P.virgatum_v5, whole genome shotgun sequence DNA contains the following:
- the LOC120650072 gene encoding eukaryotic translation initiation factor 5, with protein sequence MALQNIGASNRDDAFYRYKMPRMITKIEGRGNGIKTNIVNMVDIAKALARPASYTTKYFGCELGAQSKFDEKTGISLVNGAHDTSKLAGLLEVFIKKYVQCYGCGNPETEILISKTQMISLKCAACGFVSDVDMRDKLTTFILKNPPEQKKGGKDKKAMRRAEKERLKEGEAADEEQKKLKKDAKKKGASSKESTAKVSKKKAAAAAVAAGSDEDHSTSPTRSRDGDNAAADEDDDDDDVKWQTDTSLEAAKQRMQEQLSAATAEMVMLSTDETEKKTKQATPKEATANGSAKAQESSEPTVTKPSPYNELVGDIKASLGSAATPPQLKGVLASSALPPQDVMNALLEALFDGVGKGFAKEVVKNKKYLAAAVPDEGAQTVLVQAIESFGGKCSPEALKEVPVVLKALYDGDVLEEETIVEWYNAAVAAGKNSQVVKNAKPFVEWLQSAESEEEDDE encoded by the coding sequence ATGGCGCTGCAAAACATTGGTGCTTCAAACAGGGATGATGCCTTCTACAGGTACAAGATGCCCCGGATGATTACCAAAATAGAAGGGCGTGGTAATGGCATCAAGACAAATATTGTGAACATGGTTGATATTGCAAAAGCACTTGCCAGGCCAGCTTCCTACACAACCAAATACTTTGGGTGTGAGCTTGGCGCACAGTCTAAGTTTGATGAGAAGACAGGAATTTCCTTGGTTAATGGGGCTCATGACACTTCAAAGCTGGCTGGTCTCCTTGAGGTGTTCATCAAGAAGTATGTCCAGTGTTATGGGTGTGGCAACCCTGAGACTGAGATTCTCATTTCCAAGACCCAGATGATATCACTGAAATGTGCTGCCTGTGGCTTCGTCTCAGATGTTGACATGAGGGACAAGCTCACAACCTTTATCCTGAAGAACCCACCTGAACAGAAGAAGGGAGGAAAAGATAAGAAGGCGATGAGGAGAGCTGAGAAGGAGCGTCTGAAGGAAGGTGAGGCTGCTGATGAGGAGCAGAAGAAACTGAAGAAGGATGCAAAGAAGAAAGGTGCATCTTCCAAGGAATCAACAGCTAAGGTTTCAAAGAAgaaggctgctgctgcagctgttgCTGCTGGCTCCGATGAAGATCATTCAACGTCTCCAACTCGCAGTCGTGATGGTGACAATGCAGCTGcagacgaggatgatgatgatgatgatgtcaagTGGCAGACCGACACTTCTTTGGAGGCTGCAAAACAACGCATGCAGGAGCAACTGAGTGCGGCAACTGCTGAGATGGTGATGCTGTCCACTGATGAGACTGAGAAGAAGACGAAGCAGGCCACCCCTAAAGAAGCCACTGCTAATGGTTCTGCGAAAGCCCAAGAGAGCTCTGAGCCAACCGTCACTAAGCCCAGTCCCTACAATGAACTGGTTGGAGACATCAAGGCTAGCTTGGGAAGTGCTGCAACACCCCCTCAGCTCAAGGGCGTGCTGGCATCCTCAGCCCTCCCTCCCCAGGATGTGATGAATGCTCTCCTTGAGGCTCTCTTTGATGGAGTGGGCAAGGGATTTGCAAAGGAGGTGGTGAAGAACAAGAAGTACCTTGCCGCAGCTGTGCCTGATGAGGGTGCCCAGACTGTCCTGGTCCAGGCCATTGAGTCTTTTGGTGGCAAGTGCAGCCCCGAGGCACTTAAGGAGGTCCCGGTCGTTCTGAAAGCCCTGTACGATGGAGATGTGCTGGAGGAGGAAACCATCGTGGAGTGGTACAATGCCGCCGTGGCTGCTGGCAAGAACTCCCAGGTCGTGAAGAATGCCAAGCCGTTTGTGGAGTGGCTCCAGAGCGCTGAGTCtg